A genomic stretch from Neomonachus schauinslandi chromosome 14, ASM220157v2, whole genome shotgun sequence includes:
- the LOC110592553 gene encoding cytochrome c oxidase subunit 7A2, mitochondrial-like, producing MRNLLALRQIAQRTISTASRRQFENKKVPEKQKLFQEDNGIPVYLKGGVADALLYRATMMLTVGETAYAIYQLAMASFPKKQD from the exons ATGCGGAATCTGCTGGCTCTTCGTCAGATTGCCCAGAGGACCATAAGTACTGCTTCACGCAGgcagtttgaaaataaa aaagttccagagaaacaaaagctaTTTCAGGAGGATAATGGAATTCCAGTCTATCTAAAGGGTGGAGTAGCTGATGCCCTCCTGTATAGAGCCACTATGATGCTTACAGTTGGTGAAACAGCATATGCCATATATCAGCTAGCTATGGCTTCATTTCCCAAGAAGCAGGATTGA
- the SRSF9 gene encoding serine/arginine-rich splicing factor 9: MSGWADERGGEGDGRIYVGNLPTDVREKDLEDLFYKYGRIREIELKNRHGLVPFAFVRFEDPRDAEDAIYGRNGYDYGQCRLRVEFPRTYGGRGGWPRGGRNGPPTRRSDFRVLVSGLPPSGSWQDLKDHMREAGDVCYADVQKDGMGMVEYLRKEDMEYALRKLDDTKFRSHEGETSYIRVYPERSTSYGYSRSRSGSRGRDSPYQSRGSPHYFSPFRPY, translated from the exons ATGTCGGGCTGGGCGGACGAGCGCGGCGGCGAGGGAGACGGGCGCATCTACGTGGGGAACCTTCCGACCGACGTGCGCGAGAAGGACCTGGAGGACCTGTTCTACAAGTACGGCCGCATCCGCGAGATCGAGCTCAAGAACCGGCACGGCCTCGTGCCCTTCGCCTTCGTGCGCTTCGAGGACCCCCG AGATGCTGAAGATGCAATTTATGGAAGGAATGGTTATGATTATGGCCAGTGTCGGCTTCGTGTGGAGTTCCCCAGGACTTATGGCGGTCGGGGTGGGTGGCCCCGTGGTGGGAGGAATGGTCCTCCTACAAGAAGATCTGATTTCCGAGTTCTTGTTTCAG GACTTCCGCCATCAGGCAGCTGGCAGGACCTGAAGGATCATATGCGAGAAGCAGGGGACGTCTGTTATGCAGATGTGCAGAAGGATGGAATGGGGATGGTTGAATATCTCAGAAAAGAAGACATGGAATACGCCCTGCGTAAACTGGATGACACCAAATTCCGCTCTCATGAG GGTGAAACTTCCTACATCCGAGTTTATCCAGAGAGAAGCACCAGCTATGGCTACTCACGGTCTCGGTCTGGGTCAAGGGGCCGTGACTCTCCATACCAAAGCAGGGGTTCCCCACACTACTTCTCTCCTTTCAGGCCCTACTGA